Proteins found in one Plasmodium malariae genome assembly, chromosome: 13 genomic segment:
- the COX14 gene encoding cytochrome c oxidase assembly protein COX14, putative — MGVKFEIFRFFKLNYYAFYVKKEKVYTFLHTTVAYSLVGLSIYLGYSFFHMWNDAVHYSYKHYIRKEKQRKELYEKIRSARERGLIPKSQVGYPS; from the exons ATGGGGGTTAAGTTCGAAATCTTtcgattttttaaattaaattactacgcattttatgtaaagaaagaaaaagtttATACCTTTTTGCACACAACTGTAGCATATTCCCTAGTGGGGCTTAGCATATACCTAG gGTACTCCTTTTTCCACATGTGGAATGACGCAGTACATTACTCGTACAAGCACTACATAAGAAAAGAG aaGCAACGAAAAGAACTGTACGAAAAAATTAGAAGTGCCAGGGAAAGGGGCTTAATACCCAAGAGTCAAGTTGGCTACCCTAGTTag
- the PmUG01_13036800 gene encoding conserved Plasmodium protein, unknown function: protein MNCLSEERHFQNIVKKLKNYSIYDEIDKNKLDKNIIKKISILYDLFRHINKERNSNTTDFIYTSDIKYSLKHDEFVRIRFHITPIERKGINSLDENNYSYIQNLNNLVSNIYNPSIYDQFIKNQIEEDKEKLQIMIKCINEIECAYIYKYRSDNNIKLTFDVFCHNFYVFLSYDYKKKLSIKNFKNKYNQIKQDNEFEYSTTQNIMQLNSIGLILKNNDNSFEQEYLEKLNPYIFESEAIIKELHSKKYAPIKKLELENNFFIKNDNYEQDMRRLIQVEKIKNEYRRLKNNIRKNF, encoded by the coding sequence ATGAACTGCCTAAGTGAAGAGCGCCATTTTCAAAACATtgtcaaaaaattaaaaaactatAGCATATATGACGAAATAGACAAAAACAAACTggacaaaaatattataaaaaaaatatcaattttATATGACTTGTTCAGGCATATAAATAAGGAACGAAATAGTAATACAActgattttatatatactagtgatataaaatattcattaaaacATGATGAGTTTGTACGTATAAGGTTTCATATTACCCCTATAGaaagaaaaggaataaattccctagatgaaaataattattcatatattcaaaatttaaacaatttagtaagtaatatatataatccgTCAATTTATGACCagttcataaaaaatcaaatagaGGAAGACAAGGAGAAATTAcaaattatgataaaatgtattaacgAAATTgaatgtgcatatatttataaataccgGAGTGATAACAATATCAAATTAACTTTTGATGTATTttgtcataatttttatgtttttctttcatatgattataaaaaaaagttaagtattaaaaattttaaaaataagtataatcAAATAAAACAAGATAACGAGTTTGAATATTCTACCACTCAGAATATTATGCAGCTTAATTCAATCGGTctgattttaaaaaataatgacaaCTCCTTTGAACAAGAGTATTTGGAAAAACTAaatccatatatatttgagtCCGAGGCAATCATAAAAGAACTTCACTCAAAAAAGTATGCCCCCATAAAAAAGCTTGAACTggaaaacaatttttttatcaaaaatgataattatgAACAAGATATGCGCAGGTTGATCCAAGTGGAGAAAATAAAGAACGAGTACAGAcgcttaaaaaataacataagaaaaaatttttga
- the PmUG01_13036700 gene encoding DnaJ protein, putative yields the protein MDSSFIPKELVGKDIYKILGLSINDANKENIKNIIRKSYLKCALILHPDKKEINFKEEEKDIAYAENFNTLKCAYEFLINEKLRRKYNLYVQKKSKKSTPVNNNTSLNRYLDKKKFVAYQNEKLIYKKKLEEREKARETSIRAAATSAFNNEKRNEEKEQNLQNEANLKKIKRQNENFIKRNNCSQNLQKNIKKCATDNDDRLIEIYLDNYVNNINLLKLYIKKKKILHFFVNFNFQKYYLNLNDEEKKNERKVGYILFSHRFETIQAYLFYKKYKDKINDNFKLKLLVPCNDCKDLNDPKVRESENIDKMMNEMMDDLDKIFSL from the coding sequence ATGGACTCATCATTTATTCCAAAAGAACTGGTAGGAAAAGacatttacaaaattttggGTCTTAGTATAAATGATgcgaataaagaaaatataaaaaatattataagaaaaagttatttaaaatgtgCTTTAATTTTGCATCctgataaaaaagaaattaattttaaagaagaggaaaaagATATAGCATATGCGGAAAATTTTAACACATTAAAATGTGCTTATGagtttttaattaatgaaaagttaagaagaaaatataatttatatgttcagaaaaaatcaaaaaagaGCACACcagttaataataatacaagtTTAAATAGGTATTtagataagaaaaaatttgtaGCTTATcagaatgaaaaattaatatacaaaaagaaaCTAGAAGAGAGGGAAAAAGCTAGGGAAACTTCAATAAGAGCTGCTGCTACGTCTGCTTTCaacaatgaaaaaaggaatgaagaaaaagaacaaaatttgcaaaatgaagcaaatttaaaaaaaataaaaagacagaatgaaaattttataaaaagaaataactGTTCTCAAAATctccaaaaaaatattaaaaaatgtgcaACTGATAATGATGATAGGTTAATTGAAATTTATTTGGacaattatgtaaataacattaatttactaaaactttatataaaaaaaaaaaaaattttacacttttttgttaattttaattttcaaaaatattatcttaatttaaatgacgaagaaaagaaaaatgaacgAAAAGTTGGGTACATCCTTTTTAGTCATCGCTTCGAAACCATTCAGGCATACTTAttctacaaaaaatataaagacaAAATTAACGACAACTTTAAGTTAAAGTTACTAGTCCCTTGTAACGACTGTAAGGATTTGAACGATCCCAAAGTGCGCGAGTCGGAAAATATTGATAAGATGATGAACGAAATGATGGATGATCTGgacaaaattttttctttataa
- the PmUG01_13036600 gene encoding conserved Plasmodium protein, unknown function, with translation MNSHQRKEAFFELQKGVSGNKDDEKIKYILNDGNNFYNSDRGDLCDILRGLQYYRKNLTNLDLLIQIKNVIIKFIKSLEDDLHDHIHNEKNNFKDMYAKSITLKNSKIIGSFKNNMYLNNCVNIDLGIEYDLNTKMGKKCKYRNFHIYHNMYINLMKYLFYKKDFMNEIRKSNISYDLDICISINTWTNRCKSILVFTINKQKKYVGSINVLLYPSRKVSSSFLYVYNKYYAKCEYIPNEKEFDDKDSPIENGSSKSMGNKGAITHVMSEKKGSKKGDDEKRKKKKSKKKNNKNSSNNRHRNNMDEGSIKRKVDFMCTKRMMLKKFLITECHILECDELIKRTSKQFEGYKKAVKLLKLWCRNKKLLYTFSTYDENNNVKFKYHEKYKFSNFFYYSDVSSFILGLLCSFVCFTYKLENCEFFEIFKKTINFISSMNLCEHFYEYQNGVYKTSEQCRRRSSQRSKEQQQEEKQQEQKREQKKEQKREKSKEQGEQDSGKQKEQQKEQHSEQRTQQNEGTHIFLINSTYEIFQNSSHSLMELIEEAKKAEYYLKCSDFYELFASNSDCFPLNYEEEIFFPLLVNNNISNYNEQIGCLKKKLIKALSDRVEELTFRLVSFDFYEKGSTTGFCIGSATGDARTHGESIIDDSPILTIFQDILFNKKRKQMKGEKDKGEDPDEGRKKNSDKVEDEEAEPVSKRVLTKRVLLGVSFFINTNNTIRYMDVSKVLYNPGRTSNFKKFWTDKVKIRRFENNTIFEVLMWKKPAKMILMKKGKKRKKKEKYEHDFERARGSESGSDSGDDNENANKGEMEHDDKQDDKQDDKQDDKQDDKQDDKQDDKQDDKQDDKQNEKQDDKQDDKQDDKQNAKQGDKQNAKQGDKQNAKQGDKQNAKQGDKQNAKQDDKQEDTLEHEQERKKRKAEKCSLNSGEMGKKKKPQEDGSDALSEQNNENKKYRSCRANSESGSTTSSNGSYTGNSGRIYHDDNFCNWNSSELTKQSYNKKKAEEDMGNFVFDALFSELYENRTKSVHVQVIQYILKTMKYRESSDLKKTLYEKIKYIKTNDNFLYCGKRIKNKSFYVYFSNPLLVKDIHFNYYEAILEYYNEIKGILYNINEKLFSICNMNSSENLLKMTDIGYKKNYTKMIDVVVDIKFSNNIYKNAHLFFKNYEIAKGIIKSKLQTESKSFVKIEQRNFCIDVFCKLTVFRLHIFISKIIEKNLIQITNLDDMKIEHVENIEKIKNYIYKPMMSSFIYYYATKFSSFHMSIKICKLWFASKGISCYDELVEHILFYIYTEEFRKHNMMNKFFVHNHMPIGNEGLRKFLVHYGYLRMMEQEQQEESKMYYNYLVKRVEMQRTNIVTANDMHSFNETGEENFAKFTKKEKENVGISADEYKDETTDFNEFFESREEQKKRSNRVKDGPTGLSSGNGSGNYDYGNAHAARGKKRTNGLSPMFKLKKIEMEEDVYMDSFSFSSKIILIKFLKFLINYEWETRPLIVDYDNSLSEEHKTKLTSSFVERKKKKEEKKKFWICSVYDPHCTLISLPHQLFDLIINFANNSLQMIKNLHNNFERDNWMSLFLIDKRNYDIILDIHKATTALRIFKKKMKMAETNSKKRKVQVNDSRKTSVENNRSVPSCTDKNKSNRKTQEKKDTNEQQQKDEAKDEHKDGVKGQVGEGDERVEEKNDNTGRSIDEELYKIDEEYDLDYLDNITNKNETPSNIVCNLKRCELVHIYKTHFYNFIKNLETKFSSEITILYNPLCFNEILNVHNFRKKIKRKLNNVFSNRYASIHKSWTPNIFITFNPSFVINTQMGNQENCQEKNMTDDTNYSLALNNFNVLLFYIKNNSRDFLRGIHFPTV, from the coding sequence atgaattcTCATCAAAGGAAAGAAGCTTTCTTTGAATTGCAGAAAGGAGTCAGTGGAAATAAagatgatgaaaaaataaaatacattttgaatgatggaaataatttttataactcCGATAGAGGGGATTTATGTGATATATTGAGAGGACTACAATATTATAGAAAGAATTTAACCAATTTAGACCTGTTAATTCAAATTAagaatgtaataataaaatttataaaaagtttaGAGGATGATTTACATGATCATatacataatgaaaaaaataattttaaagatatGTATGCAAAAAgtataacattaaaaaatagtaaaataattggtagttttaaaaataatatgtatctAAATAATTGTGTAAATATCGACTTAGGTATTGAGTATGATTTAAATACAAAGATGgggaaaaaatgtaaatatagaaattttCACATATACcataatatgtacataaatttaatgaaatacttattttataaaaaagattttatGAACGAGATCAGGAAATCAAACATTTCGTATGATCTGGACATTTGTATAAGCATAAACACTTGGACAAATAGGTGTAAATCTATTTTAGTGTTTACCATTAACAAACAGAAAAAGTACGTTGGAAGCATCAATGTGTTATTGTACCCTTCGAGGAAAGTTTCTTCTAGctttttgtatgtatacaaCAAATACTACGCCAAATGTGAGTATATTCCTAATGAAAAGGAGTTTGATGATAAAGATAGCCCTATCGAAAACGGTAGTAGCAAAAGTATGGGAAACAAAGGTGCAATAACACATGTAATGAGCGAAAAGAAGGGCTCAAAAAAGGGGGACGAcgagaagaggaagaagaagaagagcAAAAAGAAGAACAACAAGAACTCAAGCAACAACAGACACAGGAACAACATGGACGAGGGGagtattaaaagaaaagtagACTTTATGTGCACAAAACGAATGATGCTGAAGAAATTTCTTATAACAGAGTGCCATATCCTTGAGTGTGATgagttaataaaaagaacgAGTAAACAATTTGAGGGATATAAAAAGGCCGttaaacttttaaaattatggtGCAGGAATAAAAAGttgttatatacattttccacatatgatgaaaataataacgtaaaatttaaatatcatgagaaatacaaattttcaaatttctTTTACTATTCCGACGTTAGTTCGTTTATACTTGGACTGTTATGCAGTTTTGTTTGCTTTACttataaattagaaaattgcgagttttttgaaatttttaaaaaaactattaattttatcagTTCTATGAATTTGTGCGAACATTTTTATGAGTATCAAAATGGGGTATACAAAACTTCTGAACAGTGCAGGCGAAGATCATCACAACGATCTAAAGAGCAGCAACAAGAAGAGAAACAACAAGAACAGAAGAGGGAACAGAAGAAGGAgcaaaaaagggaaaaaagtaaagaacAAGGAGAACAGGATAGTGGAAAACAAAAGGAACAACAGAAGGAACAACACAGCGAACAACGAACACAACAAAACGAAGGGacacacatttttttaataaattccACGTACgaaatttttcaaaacagCTCACATTCCCTTATGGAATTAATAGAAGAAGCGAAAAAAGCCGAGTACTATCTAAAGTGTAGCGATTTTTATGAACTTTTTGCCTCCAACAGTGATTGTTTTCCCCTTAATTATgaagaagaaatattttttcccttacttgttaataataatatttctaattataatgaacaaattggctgtttaaaaaaaaaattaataaaagcaTTATCAGACAGGGTTGAGGAGCTAACGTTTCGTTTGGTTTCCTTTGATTTTTACGAAAAAGGTAGTACCACTGGATTTTGCATTGGGTCCGCCACTGGTGATGCACGTACACACGGTGAAAGTATAATTGATGATTCCCCcattttaacaatttttcaAGATATTCTCTTCAACAAGAAGAGAAAACAAATGAAAGGGGAAAAAGATAAAGGGGAAGACCCAGACgagggaagaaaaaaaaatagcgaTAAAGTGGAAGATGAAGAAGCCGAGCCAGTGAGCAAACGTGTTCTGACAAAAAGAGTTTTACTCGgtgtttccttttttataaacacgAATAACACGATAAGATATATGGACGTATCGAAAGTTCTGTACAACCCTGGAAGAACGtcgaattttaaaaaattctggACAGACAAGGTAAAAATTAGGAGATTCGAAAATAACACCATTTTTGAAGTACTCATGTGGAAAAAACCAGCAAAAATGATTTtgatgaaaaaaggaaaaaaaagaaaaaaaaaagaaaaatacgaACATGACTTTGAGCGTGCGCGTGGTAGCGAAAGTGGTAGTGACAGTGGTGATGATAATGAGAATGCAAATAAAGGTGAGATGGAACACGACGATAAACAGGACGATAAACAGGACGATAAACAGGACGATAAACAGGATGATAAGCAGGATGATAAGCAGGATGATAAGCAGGATGATAAGCAGGATGATAAGCAGAATGAAAAACAGGATGACAAACAGGACGATAAACAAGATGATAAGCAGAATGCCAAACAAGGTGATAAGCAGAATGCCAAACAAGGTGATAAGCAGAATGCCAAACAAGGTGATAAGCAGAATGCCAAACAAGGTGATAAGCAGAATGCCAAACAAGATGATAAGCAGGAGGATACGCTTGAGCATGAAcaggaaaggaaaaaacgaAAGGCGGAAAAATGTAGCTTAAATAGCGGAGAAATGggcaaaaagaaaaaaccaCAGGAGGATGGTTCCGATGCACTGAGTGagcaaaataatgaaaataaaaagtatagaAGCTGTCGTGCGAACAGTGAGAGCGGTAGCACCACGTCCTCCAACGGAAGTTACACAGGAAATAGTGGAAGGATCTACCATGATGATAATTTTTGCAATTGGAATAGCAGTGAACTAACGAAACAGagttataataagaaaaaagctGAAGAAGATATGGGAAATTTCGTGTTTGATGCACTATTTAGTGAGTTATATGAGAACAGAACAAAATCTGTACACGTTCAGGTAATTCagtacattttaaaaacaatgaAATATAGGGAATCAAGTGATttgaaaaaaacattatatgaaaaaataaaatatataaagacaAATGACAATTTCTTGTATTGtggaaaaagaataaaaaataaatctttttaTGTGTACTTTTCTAATCCATTATTAGTGAaagatatacattttaactATTACGAAGCTATATtagaatattataatgaaattaagGGTATCCTATATAACATTAATGagaaattattttctatatgtAACATGAATAGTtcagaaaatttattaaaaatgacaGATATAggatataagaaaaattataccaAAATGATAGATGTTGTGGttgatataaaattttcgaataatatttataaaaatgcacatttattttttaaaaattatgaaatagCAAAAGGAATTATAAAGAGTAAGCTCCAAACAGAGAGCAAatcatttgtaaaaatagaGCAAAGAAATTTTTGTATTGATGTGTTCTGTAAATTAACAGTCTTCAgattgcatatatttataagtaaaataattgaaaaaaatttaatacaaataacAAACTTAGATGATATGAAAATTGAACACGttgaaaatatagaaaaaattaaaaattatatatacaaacctATGAtgtcttcttttatttattattatgcgACTAAATTTTCATCATTCCATATgtctataaaaatatgtaaattatgGTTTGCCTCTAAAGGTATTTCCTGTTATGACGAGTTAGTTGaacatattttgttttatatatatacagaagAATTTAGAAAGCACAACATGATGAATAAATTCTTTGTTCATAATCATATGCCCATTGGTAATGAGGGACTTAGAAAATTTCTGGTGCATTATGGATATTTACGCATGATGGAACAGGAACAACAGGAAGAAAGCAAAAtgtattacaattatttagTTAAGAGGGTGGAAATGCAAAGAACCAATATTGTAACAGCCAATGATATGCATAGTTTTAACGAAACGGGGGAAGAAAATTTTGCCAAGTTCaccaaaaaggaaaaggaaaatgttGGAATTAGCGCGGATGAATACAAGGACGAAACCACCGACTTTAATGAATTCTTTGAAAGTAGAGAGGAACAAAAAAAGCGGTCCAACAGGGTCAAAGATGGTCCAACAGGTTTAAGTAGTGGAAATGGCAGTGGCAATTATGACTATGGTAATGCTCACGCAGCGAGGGGGAAAAAGAGAACTAACGGTCTATCACCCATGTTTaaactgaaaaaaatagaaatggAGGAAGACGTGTATATGGACAGCTTTTCCTTTTCGtcaaaaattattcttataaaatttttaaaatttcttattaACTATGAATGGGAGACTAGACCACTGATAGTAGATTATGATAACTCCTTAAGTGAGGAGCATAAAACCAAGTTGACTAGTTCATTTgtggaaagaaaaaaaaaaaaagaggaaaaaaaaaaattctggATATGTTCAGTATATGACCCACATTGTACTTTAATTTCCTTGCCTCATCAGCTATTCGATTTGATAATAAATTTTGCAAACAATTCTTTgcaaatgataaaaaatttacacaaTAATTTTGAGAGGGATAACTGGATGTCCTTATTCTTAATagataaaagaaattatgatATCATTTTGGATATTCATAAAGCTACTACTGCGCTTAGAATTTTCaagaaaaagatgaaaatggCGGAAACGAAtagcaaaaaaagaaaggtaCAGGTTAATGATAGCCGAAAGACATCTGTTGAGAACAACCGGAGTGTACCTTCTTGTACagataaaaacaaaagcaACAGAAAAACGCAAGAAAAGAAGGATACAAATGAACAACAACAGAAGGATGAAGCAAAGGACGAACATAAAGATGGTGTAAAAGGACAAGTAGGAGAAGGAGATGAACGAGTAGAAGAAAAGAATGATAATACTGGCAGAAGCATAGATGAGGAACTATACAAAATAGATGAGGAATATGACTTAGACTATTTAGATAATATAACGAATAAGAATGAAACACCATCAAATATTGTATGCAATTTGAAAAGATGTGAATtggtgcatatatataaaactcatttttataattttataaaaaatttagagaCTAAATTTTCATCTgaaataacaatattatataatcccttatgttttaatgaaattttaaatgttcataattttcggaaaaaaattaaacgaaAATTAAACAACGTATTTTCAAATAGATATGCGAGTATTCATAAATCATGGACACccaatattttcattacgTTCAACCCGTCCTTTGTTATAAATACGCAGATGGGTAACCAGGAAAATTGTCAAGAAAAGAATATGACTGATGATACAAATTACTCCCTCGCTCTTAACAATTTTAAcgttttattgttttatataaaaaataactcGCGAGATTTTCTGCGGGGGATTCATTTCCCGACCGTCTAA
- the HRD1 gene encoding ERAD-associated E3 ubiquitin-protein ligase HRD1, putative — protein sequence MEVNMRLYIFLSHIGLAFILMYSFMKYSEFYSAVVYLSTEKFPRTIIYNFFLMIFIILCKLLLNIFIGELRYLEVEQLIDNARAFIMDTILFLVLSKPTINGKEVSSIILIKYLSIIVILKAYHLVLYSRVSHIFELGVPRTRVLVKLFIFMCLLSVANLTMFTYFYKYSLRNSTMYLWLFFESLSIFESCQISIFKFFVNIIDLRAPNGLSSKATILFFLDILHDIMSLIIFLVFILVFILNNFSNLPLHMTADIIHVVKTLISRFKSFQRYRELTKNIETKFIDATEEEIKEVGTCIICRDDLKQGSKKLTCSHIFHVDCLKSWFIQQQTCPICRTEIRPQTNKEMKPNNNSRENEKDEETVNKPSVQEIITKPTFLPKEDSPFLNDICSLKIFNTKEERCALINQNMNTKEQIKILVDLCEYYKELCLACLKEIDKINHSAVPANVMLRNIYGSINYNILNNKEEDEVKKYINKLSHVPQMSVLKNYLEKILITDMKYTKDICSLM from the exons atggAAGTAAATATGAgattgtacatttttttaagtcATATAGGGTTAgcctttattttaatgtattctTTTATGAAATACAGCGAATTTTACTCGGCAGTTGTGTATTTATCAACGGAAAAATTCCCAAGAACA ataatatataatttcttccttatgatatttataatattatgtaagTTACTGCTAAACATTTTTATCGGCGAATTAAGATATTTAGAAGTAGAACAACTGATAGACAATGCAAGGGCTTTTATAATGGACACAATCTTATTTTTGGTCTTATCCAAACCTACGATAAATGGAAAAGAAGTATCttccattattttaattaaatatttatcgATTATTGTTATTCTTAAGGCTTACCATTTGGTCCTGTACTCAAGAGTTTCACAC ATATTCGAGTTAGGTGTACCGAGAACAAGAGTATTAGTCAAGCTGTTCATTTTCATGTGTCTGCTTTCAGTAGCTAACTTAACAAtgtttacttatttttataaatattcattaagAAATTCAACTATGTATCTATGGTTATTTTTCGAAAGTTTAAGTATTTTTGAATCCTGCCAAATatctatatttaaattttttgttaatataattgATTTAAGGGCCCCCAATGGATTATCTTCTAAAGCTaccattttgttttttttggaCATTTTGCATGATATTATGAGtttgattatatttttagtttttattttggtttttattttaaataatttcagTAACCTGCCATTACATATGACTGCTGACATTATACATGTTgtaaaaacattaatatcTAGATTTAAATCTTTTCAAAGATATCGAGAATTGACGAAAAATATTGAAACCAAATTTATTGATGCTACtgaagaagaaataaaagaagtcGGTACTTGTATAATATGTAGAGATGATTTAAAACAAGGATCAAAAAAATTGACATGCTCACATATATTTCATGTTGACTGTTTAAAATCTTGGTTTATACAACAACAGACTTGTCCCATATGTAGAACAGAAATAAGGCCACAAACAAATAAGGAAATGAAACCGAATAATAATTCtagagaaaatgaaaaagatgaAGAAACTGTAAATAAACCATCTGTAcaagaaataataacaaaaccAACCTTTTTACCAAAGGAAGATTCCCcctttttaaatgatatctgttcattaaaaatttttaacacAAAAGAAGAAAGATGTGCTCTTATTAACCAAAATATGAACACAAAGgagcaaataaaaatattggtCGACTTG tgtGAATATTACAAGGAGTTGTGTTTGGCTTGCTTAAAAGAAATTGACAAAATTAATCACAGCGCAGTGCCGGCAAATGTAATgctaagaaatatttatggttccataaattataatatattaaataataaggaAGAAGACGaggttaaaaaatatataaataagttatCGCATGTACCGCAAATGAGTGTTCTTAAGAattatttggaaaaaatattaattacagACATGAAGTACACAAAAGACATTTGTTCATTGATGTAA
- the PmUG01_13036900 gene encoding mitochondrial ribosomal protein L21 precursor, putative, with product MLGKHRKRRINPPVYPVHPNEEKKKNLNNFITYKDLKIRWRNTSKNYRKKVTIARKWKNLHCIMPMNVNSCIFVLHKNLPRTRYTQIKKEYCQKEEWSNSVPCTNEYVEVNGYRQKKEYNLCLNKNDGKCAEVVEVINNEVGTTSIFQQDDYNRSSCSNRQNNGVRRGRRKGKHAIRGRHIALNEITQYECEREEDDNELNYYEKPPKELEHIISRDKKDLFCIFKSNFINEHKVTVGDIVQTEKMHRRKAGDVVYFGTVLFVGSKNFSIIGKPTVPYCKVKATIEQITLSKEILSFRYKKVRRSSRFLRIRHWITLLKIDEIIINTSGKIKDERIKPLQILDLWSNRWLYQKELNFIKFDENNNPLAEQIYNLVEHQPNTLHRRGLTDCYRFYPDPHVPHSY from the coding sequence ATGCTTGGTAAGCACAGGAAGAGACGAATAAACCCGCCCGTTTATCCAGTTCATCCGaacgaagaaaaaaaaaaaaatcttaataatttcataacTTACAAAGATTTGAAAATAAGATGGAGGAATACGTCTAAAAATTATCGAAAGAAAGTAACCATAGCAaggaaatggaaaaatttaCATTGTATTATGCCTATGAATGTAAACTCATGCATATTcgttttacataaaaatttgcCACGTACTAgatatacacaaataaaaaaagaatattgtCAGAAAGAGGAATGGTCAAATTCGGTACCATGTACAAATGAATATGTCGAAGTGAATGGTTATAGACAGAAAAAGGAGTACAACCTATGTTTGAATAAGAATGATGGAAAATGTGCGGAGGTAGTAGAGGTGATAAATAATGAGGTAGGAACAACTAGTATTTTTCAACAAGACGACTACAACAGAAGCAGTTGTAGTAATAGGCAAAATAATGGAgtaagaagaggaagaaggaAGGGGAAACATGCCATTCGAGGAAGACATATTGCgttaaatgaaataacacAATATGAATGCGAAAGGGAAGAAGATGATAATGAactaaattattatgaaaaaccTCCGAAAGAACTAGAGCACATTATTAGTCGAGATAAGaaagatttattttgtatcttcaaatcaaattttataaatgaacaCAAAGTAACAGTAGGAGATATTGTTCAAACAGAAAAGATGCATAGAAGGAAGGCAGGTGATGTTGTATATTTTGGTACGGTTCTCTTTGTGGGatctaaaaatttttcaatcATTGGTAAACCAACAGTACCATACTGTAAAGTAAAAGCTACAATAGAACAGATAACTCTCAgtaaagaaattttaagttTTCGTTATAAGAAAGTAAGAAGATCTAGTAGATTTTTACGAATAAGACATTGGATAacacttttaaaaattgatgaaataattattaacacatcaggtaaaataaaagatgaaAGAATTAAACCTTTACAAATACTTGATTTATGGTCTAATAGATGGTTATATCAAAAAGAattgaattttattaaatttgatgaaaataataatccaTTGGCAGAACAAATCTACAACTTAGTTGAACATCAACCCAATACTTTGCACAGGCGAGGACTCACTGACTGCTATCGGTTTTATCCTGATCCGCACGTTCCTCACTCGTACTGA
- the PmUG01_13037100 gene encoding copper transporter, putative encodes MYFSNDTNIIFLFDYFRIRCMYEFIFCNIMCFLLGFLSIYIKAVKRNTFKKYPNDLKENLLFVKNIPVDHRLTFGMISFINYAVDYLLMLLVMTFNLFIFLSTMVGIAVGYFFCGHLLV; translated from the coding sequence ATGTACTTTTCAAATGACACAAAcataatattcttatttgACTATTTTCGAATTAGatgtatgtatgaatttattttttgtaatatcatGTGTTTCTTATTAGgttttttatctatatatattaaagcagtaaaaagaaatacatttaaaaaatatccgaacgatttaaaagaaaatttactgttcgtaaaaaatattccagTTGATCATAGACTTACTTTTGGTATGAtatcttttataaattatgccgttgattatttattaatgctCCTCGTCATGACTTTCAACTTGTTTATATTCCTTAGTACCATGGTGGGCATAGCTGTTGGTTATTTCTTTTGTGGGCATTTGCTAGTGTAA